A genomic window from Silene latifolia isolate original U9 population chromosome 11, ASM4854445v1, whole genome shotgun sequence includes:
- the LOC141613616 gene encoding uncharacterized protein LOC141613616: MSTEALLAKMNDTLELLTARLAAVETKEELPKNFVLTDIPKFKGTENPLQHIRSYKEHLALKSVSASMLTAIFAQFLEEHPRAWFYNLDIKNYPTFEDLTTEFCRHYADNAKIQTIMRTLEVMTQREKECFTDFLAHWRAESVTLTKKPEEVDMVDKFVKNLQPAYRNELKYQNFCTFKDLTRIGREIEDDLRGTSKKPQRSTPRVFTDIGCTYTYALERLKAQGKLNPIGPTPEPTLEQRPKWYRPEAYCAYHQGKGHDTEKCFRLKHEIQDMIEDGTIPIPTVKPNNVTNPFGDHSNAVSANEINGIWDDDEDDVYLEKGAAIPYTRDEVQKLRKEALEFNQLTRAGRSFRVEKATNAPTAQAKEPTVVEALSERITQEVPLIKQLQKTKVDVSIWELILSSFEHRQALLQALMSMNVSPDIAPNDVVVHVVQNPPRHVNAVTFSDEDLPSIRPKHGLAMYIVVTCLQKHVLMTLVDDGSILNVLPLRTAHVLGLDKKDLTPTTQTVRAFDGTIRRVAGIVDLVVQIGFIERKVSCQVIDVASSFNLLLGRPWIHGVKVVSSTLHRKIKVPLKGETVTIDATPIVVTEGDLASEVTLDTSNDACRFEVINVIDSCPELENTDLYIGSHVCETILKTGKYFRSSLYPRKEDTLVLKGVVLKGTTFGLGYEPTEQDLEKKRRTVIDRKPYPLTLNGYFVKAAEAERCLDFPEPLFDEKSKKLVPVIEIFQVCHYIPEDVLSVTPRKAEPTPVEDRNALGLVFGEEREMKKPNEELVSMILRNDRFDPSTLITDVAPKGTISRWRKTIKWTDNRGLLFKLTTEEGEMVNPDDDSESESEFESDKSLRVESKESSVENTSSSVFPFDVPPPSSGIPTPIPNTTPIPPLTSDQLAQIDMPGIDREIAEHKIPIKSGFKPIKQKLHRIRTEWSLKVKEEIDKQFKAGFIKVSKYSDWVANVVPVPKKDGKVRVCGLPGFEQSQSER, encoded by the exons ATGTCAACGGAAGCACTATTGGCTAAGATGAATGACACTTTGGAGCTTCTTACAGCTCGCTTGGCTGCAGTTGAGACTAAG GAGGAGCTTCCTAAGAACTTTGTGCTcacagatatccctaaattcaagggaacTGAAAATCCTCTGCAGCACATTAGGTCCTATAAGGAGCACCTTGCTCTGAAGAGTGTGTCTGCGAGCATGCTAACTGCTATCTTTGCCCAATTCTTGGAGGAACATCCAAGGGCATGGTTTTACAACCTAGATATAAAGAATTACCCCACATTCGAAGATCTAACTACTGAGTTCTGTAGGCATTATGCTGACAATGCCAAAATCCAGACAATAATGAGGACTCTCGAGGTAATGACCCAGAGAGAAAAGGAATGCTTTACTGATTTTCTGGCTCattggcgcgctgaaagcgtgacaTTGACCAAAAAACCCGAAGAGGTCGATATGGTCGATAAGTTTGTAAAAAATCTGCAACCAGCTTACCGTAATGAgctaaaatatcaaaacttttgcACATTCAAAGACTTGACTCGAATTGGGAGGGAAATCGAAGATGACCTCC GAGGAACTTCCAAGAAACCACAACGCTCTACTCCAAGAGTGTTTACTGACATTGGGTGTACTTATACGTATGCCCTTGAAAGACTCAAGGCCCAAGGGAAGCTAAACCCAATCGGCCCAACTCCTGAACCAACCTTGGAACAACGACCCAAGTGGTACAGGCCGGAGGCATACTGTGCCTACCACCAAGGGAAGGggcacgatacagaaaaatgtttCCGCCTCAAGCATgaaatccaagatatgattgaggatGGAACAATCCCAATACCCACTGTGAAGCCCAATAatgtcaccaatccatttggggATCATTCAAATGCAGT AAGTGCCaacgaaatcaatggcatctgggatgatgatgaggatgatgtgtACCTTGAGAAGGGCGCAGCAATCCCCTATACTCGGGACGAAGTCCAAAAGCTAAGGAAAGAGGCTCTCGAGTTCAATCAATTGACACGAGCTGGCCGCTCATTTCGAGTGGAAAAGGCCACCAATGCTCCAACTGCACAAGCTAAGGAACCTACTGTAGTCGAGGCCCTTAGTGAGAGGATAACCCAAGAGGTCCCTCTCATTAAGCAGCTACAAAAGACTAAGGTGGATGTTTCTATCTGGGAGCTCATTTTGAGTTCATTCGAACATCGACAAGCCCTATTACAAGCACTAATGAGCATGAACGTGTCTCCAGATATTGCTCCAAATGATGTGGTGGTCCATGTTGTCCAAAATCCACCACGACATGTCAATGCGGTAACCTTTTCTGATGAGGATCTACCCTCTATAAGGCCCAAACACGGCCTAGCTATGTACATTGTTGTGACATGTCTTCAAAAGCATGTCCTTATGACGCTTGTCGATGACGGGTCAATCCTTAATGTTCTACCACTAAGGACAGCACACGTTTTGGGCCTTGACAAAAAGGACCTCACTCCAACCACTCAAACGGTTCGAGCCTTTGATGGGACGATTCGCAGGGTAGCCGGGATTGTCGACCTAGTAGTTCAAATTGGGTTCATTGAAAGGAAGGTTAGTTGTCAGGTCATTGATGTggcctcatccttcaacttattactgggaaggccctggatccatgGAGTAAAAGTTGTATCCTCCACTTTGCATAGAAAAATCAAAGTCCCTCTTAAAGGAGAAACTGTCACCATCGATGCTACCCCTATCGTAGTAACTGAGGGGGATCTGGCCTCGGAAGTAACACTCGATACCTCAAATGATGCTTGCAGGTTCGAGGTTATAAACGTGATCGACTCTTGTCCTGAATTAGAAAACACGGACTTGTATATTGGAAGTCACGTCTGTGAAACCattctcaagactgggaagtacttTAGATCCTCTCTATACCCTCGAAAGGAGGATACCTTGGTACTAAAGGGTGTGGTCCTTAAAGGAACGACGTTCGGGTTGGGATACGAGCCCACTGAACAAGATCTCGAAAAGAAAAGAAGGACGGTTATAGACCGAAAACCTTATCCACTAACACTGAATGGATACTTTGTGAAAGCCGCAGAAGCAGAACGTTGTCTCGACTTTCCCGAACCTCTTTTTGATGAAAAGAGTAAGAAGTTGGTCCCTGTAATTGAAATATTCCAAGTTTGTCACTACATTCCAGAGGATGTGCTATCTGTGACACCCAGAAAGGCCGAACCTACCCCAGTCGAAGACAGGAATGCCTTAGGTCTCGTTTTTGGGGAAGAGAGAGAAATGAAAAAACCAAACGAAGAGTTGGTTAGTATGATCCTGCGAAACGATAGGTTCGATCCCTCTACCCTCATCACTGATGTAGCTCCTAAAGGGACTATATCTAGATGGAGGAAAACTATTAAATGGACTGACAACAGAGGTTTGCTTTTCAAGCTGACCACAGAAGAAGGAGAGATGGTTAATCCAGATGatgattctgagtctgagtctgagtttgAGTCTGATAAGAGTCTTAGGGTTGAGTCTAAAGAATCGAGTGTTGAAAACACCTCTTCCTCAGTCTTTCCTTTTGATGTACCTCCCCCTAGCTCTGGTATTCCGACACCTATCCCGAATACCACCCCCATTCCACCACTGACCTCTGATCAGTTGgcccaaat agacatgccaggaatcgatagggaaattgcagaacACAAAATCCCAATCAAGTCAGGGTTCAAACCAATCAAACAAAAATTACATAGAATTCGTACTgagtggtctttgaaagtcaaagaagaaattgataaacaattcaaggccGGGTTTATTAAAGTATCCAAGTATTCAGATTGGGTAGCCAATGTAGTACCAGTACCTAAGAAGGATGGGAAAGTCCGTGTGTGTGGACTTCCGGGATTTGAACAAAGccagtccgaaagatga